One genomic window of Metopolophium dirhodum isolate CAU chromosome 4, ASM1992520v1, whole genome shotgun sequence includes the following:
- the LOC132943789 gene encoding uncharacterized protein LOC132943789, with the protein MFSCVVCEKVYVHKSGLSRHATTHGGPANTCGICLKTFTQRNNLKMHVQNRHMIAKNTPEFYSAVRIGGSMGRASIIMRATPITTPHTQSDVRPPTVNLSRRRAGTSTPPLLVSSTTFCTPAVVTPSPAQPIATCSDAISPATTAHARLDSPPSNVEGVSYTENTQKNIKWKNDRMQTVNTHGFIEIESSLNRTLVWYFRKNVDNVASYRAFLNTIESELIQKLRECVRIGPIIYNLKLETTYVIPNLHNSAHNNAFKTSARELYAHSNVESLIDRDFTRLLAQEHSYAEKFSGFALSCIDGLLLSVCENTPVEGIDVHAVPGKYSESEGR; encoded by the exons atgtttagctgCGTGGTATGTGAAAAAGTGTACGTTCATAAAAGTGGTCTGAGCAGACACGCTACAACTCACGGTGGACCGGCAAATACATGTGGGATATGCCTCAAGACGTTCACCCAGCGAAACAATCTCAAGATGCACGTTCAAAATCGCCATA tgATCGCTAAAAACACTCCTGAATTCTACAGCGCTGTACGGATAGGTGGTTCAatgg GTCGCGCATCAATCATAATGAGGGCAACCCCCATCACTACGCCACACACTCAGTCAGATGTGCGGCCACCTACAGTCAACTTGTCTCGCCGCCGTGCGGGCACATCTACCCCACCGCTTCTTGTCTCATCAACCACGTTCTGCACGCCAGCTGTCGTCACCCCGTCACCCGCACAGCCTATTGCTACCTGTTCGGACGCTATATCCCCCGCTACCACCGCGCACGCAAGATTAGACTCACCACCGTCGAACGTTGAAGGCGTGAGTTACACTGaaaatactcaaaaaaatatcaaatggaAAAATGATCGCATGCAAACGGTTAATACGCACGGCTTTATCGAGATAGAGTCTTCACTTAATCGGACGTTGGTGtggtattttagaaaaaatgtagaTAACGTAGCCAGTTATCGCGCTTTCCTCAACACGATAGAGTCGGAATTAATCCAGAAATTACGCGAGTGCGTGCGTATTGGCCCGATCATATACAACCTGAAATTGGAGACCACCTACGTCATACCTAACTTGCACAATTCAGCTCATAATAACGCGTTTAAAACTTCGGCCCGCGAACTGTACGCGCACAGTAATGTCGAGAGTTTGATCGATCGTGATTTCACTAGGCTTCTAGCCCAAGAACACTCGTACGCCGAGAAATTTAGTGGATTTGCCTTATCGTGTATCGACGGACTGCTCTTAAGTGTGTGCGAGAACACGCCTGTGGAGGGGATCGACGTACATGCCGTTCCCGGAAAGTATTCTGAATCGGAAGGCCGTTGA